A region of Thermococcus piezophilus DNA encodes the following proteins:
- a CDS encoding ATP synthase subunit B — protein sequence MPGMEYSTVSKIYGPLMIVQGIKGVAYGEVVEIETESGEKRKGQVLEARQDMAIVQVFEGTRDLDIKTTRVRFTGETLKVPVSMDMLGRIFNGIGRPIDGGPEIIPEDRRDVHGAPLNPVARAYPRDFIQTGVSAIDGMNTLVRGQKLPIFSGSGLPHNMLAAQIARQAKVLGEEEQFAVVFAAMGITYEEANFFKKSFEETGAIERAVLFLNLADDPAIERIITPRMALTVAEYLAFEYDMQVLVILTDMTNYAEALREISAAREEVPGRRGYPGYMYTDLATIYERAGRVRGRKGSITQMPILTMPDDDITHPIPDLTGYITEGQIVLSRELHRKGIYPPIDVLPSLSRLMKDGIGKGRTREDHPQLSQQLYAAYAEGRSLRDLVAVVGEEALSETDRKYLKFADRFEREFVAQRYDEDRSIEETLDLGWELLAELPESELKRVRKEYILKYHPKYRKREA from the coding sequence ATGCCTGGAATGGAGTACTCCACCGTTAGCAAGATTTACGGCCCGCTGATGATAGTCCAGGGCATCAAGGGAGTCGCCTATGGTGAGGTCGTTGAGATAGAGACGGAAAGCGGCGAGAAGAGGAAGGGTCAGGTCCTTGAGGCAAGGCAGGACATGGCCATCGTCCAGGTCTTCGAGGGAACCCGTGACTTGGACATTAAAACCACTCGCGTCCGCTTCACTGGCGAAACGCTCAAGGTTCCCGTTTCCATGGACATGCTCGGCAGGATATTCAACGGTATCGGTCGGCCCATAGATGGAGGCCCAGAAATCATCCCCGAGGACAGGCGCGACGTCCACGGCGCTCCCCTTAACCCGGTCGCTAGAGCTTACCCGAGGGACTTCATCCAGACCGGTGTTTCGGCCATTGATGGAATGAACACCCTCGTTAGGGGTCAGAAGCTCCCAATCTTCAGTGGTAGCGGTCTGCCCCACAACATGCTGGCTGCGCAGATAGCCAGGCAGGCGAAGGTCCTCGGTGAGGAGGAACAGTTCGCCGTCGTCTTTGCTGCGATGGGTATCACCTATGAAGAAGCCAACTTCTTCAAGAAGAGCTTTGAAGAGACTGGAGCCATTGAGAGGGCTGTCCTCTTCCTCAACCTTGCTGACGACCCGGCAATCGAGAGAATCATCACCCCACGTATGGCTCTGACAGTGGCTGAATATCTCGCCTTCGAGTACGACATGCAGGTCCTCGTCATCCTCACGGACATGACCAACTACGCCGAGGCCCTGCGTGAGATCAGCGCCGCCCGTGAGGAGGTCCCAGGAAGGCGTGGCTACCCAGGTTATATGTACACCGACCTTGCTACCATCTACGAGCGTGCTGGAAGGGTCAGGGGCAGGAAGGGAAGCATAACCCAGATGCCCATCCTCACCATGCCCGACGACGACATCACCCACCCGATTCCAGACCTCACTGGATACATCACCGAGGGCCAGATAGTCCTCAGCAGGGAGCTGCACAGGAAGGGTATCTACCCGCCCATCGACGTTCTCCCGAGCCTCAGCCGTCTGATGAAAGATGGTATCGGTAAGGGAAGAACCAGGGAGGACCACCCGCAGCTCAGCCAGCAGCTCTACGCTGCTTATGCCGAGGGAAGAAGCCTGAGGGATCTCGTCGCAGTCGTCGGTGAGGAGGCACTCAGCGAGACTGACAGAAAGTACCTCAAGTTCGCGGACAGGTTCGAGAGGGAGTTCGTCGCCCAGCGCTACGACGAGGACAGGAGCATCGAGGAGACTCTCGACCTCGGCTGGGAGCTCCTCGCTGAGCTTCCGGAGAGCGAGCTCAAGCGTGTCAGGAAGGAGTACATCCTCAAGTACCACCCCAAGTACAGGAAGAGGGAGGCTTGA
- a CDS encoding V-type ATP synthase subunit F, translating into MKIAVLGDRDTALGFKLAGAHEVYSFEDTPLEMERLRNKLNELIERGDVGIILITERFAQKVELSEVTFPIILQVPDKSGSRFGEEQIKEIVRRAIGVELKR; encoded by the coding sequence ATGAAGATAGCCGTCCTCGGCGACAGGGACACGGCCCTTGGCTTTAAGCTCGCCGGGGCCCATGAGGTTTATTCCTTCGAGGACACGCCCCTCGAAATGGAGAGGCTCAGGAACAAGCTCAACGAACTCATCGAAAGGGGCGATGTTGGAATAATCCTGATAACGGAGAGATTCGCCCAGAAGGTTGAGCTTTCAGAGGTTACATTTCCGATCATTCTTCAGGTGCCTGACAAGTCGGGTTCGAGGTTTGGTGAAGAGCAGATTAAGGAGATAGTTAGAAGGGCGATAGGTGTTGAGTTGAAGAGGTGA
- a CDS encoding V-type ATP synthase subunit D — protein sequence MAELLNVKPTRMELLNLKRRIKLAKKGHKLLKDKQDALIMEFFTIYEEALSLRQELSQKMEEAFKALQMAEIDVGMLRLKEISLSVEPNKEVEIRKRNVMGVPVPLIEAKGFRRSAKDRGYAFVSSSPRVDLAAEKFEEVLDLAVRLAEVEETLKRLAREIEVTKRRVNALEYIIIPRMEATVKFIKQRLDEMERENFFRLKRVKALIEAKAGS from the coding sequence ATGGCAGAGTTGCTCAACGTCAAGCCCACCCGTATGGAGCTCCTCAACCTCAAGAGGCGCATTAAGTTAGCCAAAAAGGGCCACAAGCTCCTCAAGGACAAGCAGGATGCACTAATCATGGAGTTCTTCACTATCTACGAGGAGGCCCTAAGCTTAAGGCAGGAGCTTAGCCAGAAGATGGAGGAGGCATTTAAGGCCCTTCAGATGGCAGAGATTGACGTCGGAATGCTCCGCCTCAAGGAGATAAGCCTCAGCGTCGAGCCCAACAAAGAGGTGGAGATAAGGAAGAGGAACGTCATGGGTGTTCCGGTTCCACTCATAGAGGCCAAAGGCTTTAGGAGGAGCGCCAAAGATAGGGGCTACGCCTTTGTTTCCAGCTCGCCAAGGGTCGACTTGGCCGCGGAGAAGTTCGAGGAAGTGCTCGATCTTGCCGTCCGTCTTGCTGAAGTCGAGGAGACCCTCAAGAGGCTCGCTAGGGAGATAGAGGTCACCAAGAGGCGCGTCAACGCGTTGGAATACATTATCATCCCGAGGATGGAGGCAACGGTGAAGTTCATCAAGCAGCGCCTCGACGAGATGGAGCGTGAGAACTTCTTCAGGCTCAAGCGCGTTAAGGCCCTCATTGAGGCTAAAGCCGGTAGTTAA
- a CDS encoding dihydroorotase — MRRGKTVLADFYKIFMGASTGGIYSKDFEEDFECAPDIVSIHAEDAGTIMKSPERPPEAEILAISQALDVSERLKKPLNICHVSTAGGMKLIMKKNLPWVSFEVTPHHLFLTRKDYEGNTFLKVYPPLRYAGDRAFLWRNFDEIPIIASDHAPHTLEDKENGAAGIPGLETEVALLLDAANRGVISLKDIVEKMHTNPIRIFEIRNKGLDVGKDADFTIIDMKQEWVVKPEEFYTKSKWSPWKGRKLRGKVVMTLLRGQIVMEDDEIIGKPQGVRIDAGKS; from the coding sequence AGGTGGGATATACTCGAAGGACTTTGAGGAAGACTTCGAGTGCGCACCGGATATAGTCAGCATCCACGCCGAAGACGCGGGTACAATAATGAAAAGTCCCGAAAGGCCGCCGGAGGCGGAGATACTGGCGATAAGCCAAGCTTTGGACGTCTCCGAAAGATTGAAAAAGCCCCTAAACATCTGCCATGTCTCAACAGCCGGGGGTATGAAGCTAATCATGAAGAAAAACCTTCCGTGGGTGAGTTTTGAAGTGACACCACATCACCTCTTCCTGACAAGGAAAGACTACGAAGGGAACACCTTCCTCAAGGTTTACCCTCCCCTGAGATATGCGGGCGATAGGGCTTTCCTATGGAGAAACTTCGATGAAATCCCAATCATAGCGAGCGATCACGCCCCACACACACTCGAGGACAAGGAAAATGGGGCCGCAGGGATTCCAGGACTTGAAACTGAAGTTGCCTTGCTTCTCGATGCTGCGAACAGAGGGGTGATCAGTCTTAAGGACATCGTCGAGAAGATGCACACGAATCCTATTAGAATATTTGAAATAAGAAACAAAGGTCTGGATGTCGGGAAGGACGCGGATTTTACTATCATTGATATGAAACAGGAGTGGGTCGTAAAGCCAGAGGAGTTCTACACCAAGTCCAAATGGAGCCCTTGGAAAGGCAGAAAGCTTAGGGGTAAGGTTGTAATGACCCTGCTTCGTGGGCAGATCGTTATGGAGGATGATGAGATCATAGGAAAGCCGCAGGGGGTTAGGATTGATGCTGGAAAGAGTTGA
- a CDS encoding alanyl-tRNA editing protein, which produces MTKRLFYTDPYLKESIAIVQAVEQGKSIVRLTLDRTIFYPEGGGQPSDKGIIRGEGFEIKVERVYGRDEIWHEGKIEGRLPQAGEEVKLKLDWEWRYENMKQHTGQHILSAVLKDLYDSNTTGFQIFENYNKIEIDFEGKLTWEHILRAEIRANEIVQKDLPVEIEFYEELTEHLRKQLRKELSDKVKPPIRIVRIPGVDVIPCGGTHVKSTREVGFIKVVNFYKKSKNIWRVEFACGNRVLNYLDELLKDYWGSLDEMPNKNRPLVERVKELKNEIEKLEEERKALRLEVWEWKAKVLLSKAEEVGGIRVISHVEELDMKDAQAFVVYLVDKNPNSIALVVGKNYVIFAKNRGVKGVSMRALLREVLEETGGGGGGSEVLAKGGGFKVEPEKVLEIAQKKLKHFL; this is translated from the coding sequence ATGACGAAGCGTCTTTTTTACACGGACCCTTATTTGAAAGAATCTATAGCAATTGTTCAGGCTGTTGAGCAGGGAAAGAGTATAGTAAGGCTCACCCTTGACAGGACGATTTTTTATCCGGAAGGAGGTGGTCAGCCAAGTGATAAAGGGATTATCAGAGGGGAGGGCTTTGAAATTAAAGTGGAAAGAGTATATGGCAGAGATGAGATCTGGCATGAAGGGAAGATTGAGGGTCGCCTTCCCCAAGCTGGGGAGGAGGTTAAGCTTAAGCTCGACTGGGAGTGGAGATATGAAAACATGAAACAGCACACAGGTCAGCATATCCTTTCTGCAGTCCTCAAAGATCTATATGACAGCAACACAACAGGCTTCCAGATTTTTGAGAATTACAACAAGATTGAGATTGATTTCGAGGGAAAGCTTACTTGGGAGCACATTTTGAGAGCTGAGATTAGAGCTAATGAAATTGTTCAGAAGGATTTGCCCGTCGAAATTGAGTTCTATGAGGAGTTAACAGAGCACTTAAGGAAGCAGCTCCGAAAAGAGCTTTCAGATAAAGTTAAGCCGCCGATAAGGATTGTTAGGATTCCAGGCGTTGATGTAATTCCATGCGGCGGAACTCATGTAAAAAGCACGAGAGAGGTTGGCTTTATTAAAGTGGTGAACTTCTACAAGAAAAGCAAAAACATCTGGCGTGTTGAGTTTGCTTGTGGGAATAGGGTGTTGAATTACTTGGACGAACTTTTGAAGGATTACTGGGGAAGCTTAGATGAGATGCCAAATAAGAACAGACCATTAGTCGAGAGAGTTAAAGAGCTTAAAAACGAGATTGAGAAGCTTGAAGAGGAAAGGAAAGCTTTAAGGCTTGAAGTATGGGAGTGGAAGGCTAAAGTCCTGCTCAGTAAAGCTGAAGAAGTTGGGGGAATTAGGGTGATCTCTCATGTTGAAGAGCTTGATATGAAAGATGCGCAGGCTTTTGTGGTATATTTGGTTGATAAGAATCCAAACAGCATTGCTTTGGTTGTAGGGAAAAACTACGTGATATTTGCAAAGAACAGAGGTGTTAAAGGTGTTTCAATGAGGGCGCTTTTGAGAGAAGTCCTCGAGGAGACGGGCGGCGGTGGAGGGGGCAGTGAAGTTTTAGCTAAAGGGGGAGGATTTAAGGTTGAACCGGAGAAAGTGCTTGAGATTGCTCAGAAAAAGTTAAAGCATTTCCTTTAA
- a CDS encoding dihydroorotate dehydrogenase electron transfer subunit: MLERVELREVWDVVRDVKAFRFEKKIDFKAGQFMMAWLPGVGEKPFSLADEDIIVVKRVGPFTDRLFELQPGDYLWLRGPYGNGFEPKGRNIALIGGGIGIPPLYAFAKQNAGRFEKVTLIYGARTKEELALMDIENYVDELIITTDNGSAGRRGFSTDVLAERKEEFDQVYTCGPEPMLKAVLRIMNYRNVQVSAERYMKCGIGVCGSCNLGPYLVCKDGPVFDGSKLIGLL, translated from the coding sequence ATGCTGGAAAGAGTTGAGCTGAGAGAGGTTTGGGACGTCGTCAGGGACGTTAAAGCCTTCAGGTTCGAGAAAAAAATTGACTTTAAAGCTGGCCAGTTCATGATGGCCTGGCTTCCGGGAGTCGGGGAGAAGCCGTTCAGCCTGGCCGATGAAGACATCATAGTAGTCAAGCGCGTTGGACCGTTCACGGACAGGCTCTTTGAACTCCAACCCGGGGACTATCTCTGGCTCCGCGGACCCTACGGGAATGGATTCGAGCCGAAGGGGAGAAATATAGCCCTTATTGGCGGCGGAATAGGAATTCCACCCCTCTATGCCTTCGCCAAGCAGAACGCCGGAAGGTTCGAGAAGGTCACCCTTATCTATGGAGCCAGAACAAAGGAAGAGCTCGCACTTATGGATATCGAGAACTACGTAGACGAGCTGATAATAACCACCGACAATGGCTCTGCCGGTAGGAGAGGCTTTTCCACCGATGTTCTGGCCGAAAGGAAGGAGGAGTTTGACCAGGTCTATACCTGCGGCCCAGAACCCATGCTAAAAGCAGTATTGCGTATTATGAACTACAGAAACGTCCAGGTTTCCGCGGAGAGATACATGAAGTGCGGCATCGGGGTGTGCGGCAGTTGCAATCTTGGCCCATATCTAGTGTGCAAGGACGGTCCGGTCTTTGATGGTTCCAAGCTCATAGGACTCCTTTGA
- a CDS encoding MBL fold metallo-hydrolase, with the protein MGEYFIEPSLDPRKDHVLYRDEEHLVVYLGTQEGGEDVDVNSYLIVSGGRGMLIDPGGYKIFSKVLANVSKYIDPRDIEYVYICHQDPDVAGSLPLWKEVTNSKIIVHWLWTRFLPHFGFEDANSITHQLSDDGETIHFGATTLEFIPAHFLHSPGHFTIYDHRSRFLFTGDIGIAILDEPYIVVENMERHIQAMRPIHERLMPTSAAIKLWLNRVRYLDIEAILPQHGAIIPRQHVKRFFDFLENLKVGVDTMR; encoded by the coding sequence ATGGGTGAATACTTTATAGAGCCGAGCCTTGACCCGAGGAAAGATCACGTTCTCTATAGGGATGAGGAGCACTTGGTGGTTTATCTTGGGACTCAGGAAGGCGGTGAAGATGTAGATGTCAACAGTTACCTCATTGTTAGCGGAGGTAGGGGTATGCTTATAGATCCCGGTGGGTACAAGATATTCTCAAAGGTTCTCGCTAATGTTTCGAAGTACATTGATCCCAGGGACATAGAATATGTGTATATCTGCCACCAGGATCCGGATGTAGCGGGAAGTCTTCCGCTTTGGAAGGAAGTTACCAATTCCAAGATAATCGTCCATTGGCTCTGGACAAGATTTCTCCCTCATTTTGGTTTCGAAGATGCCAATTCAATAACACATCAGTTATCGGATGATGGTGAGACCATTCATTTTGGGGCTACAACCCTCGAATTCATTCCCGCCCATTTCCTTCACAGTCCGGGTCACTTCACGATATACGACCACAGGAGTAGGTTCCTGTTCACTGGTGATATCGGCATAGCCATCTTGGATGAGCCATATATAGTGGTTGAAAACATGGAGAGGCACATTCAAGCTATGAGGCCGATACATGAGCGCCTTATGCCCACCAGCGCCGCGATAAAGCTCTGGCTCAACCGCGTTCGGTATTTGGATATAGAGGCTATACTGCCCCAACACGGGGCCATTATACCCAGACAGCATGTCAAGAGATTCTTTGATTTCCTTGAGAACCTTAAAGTAGGCGTTGATACGATGCGTTGA
- a CDS encoding ATP synthase subunit A — translation MGRIVRVTGPLVVAEGMKGSKMYEVVRVGEMGLIGEIIRLEGDKAVIQVYEETAGVRPSEPVTGTGASLSVELGPGLLTAMYDGIQRPLEVLRELSGDFIARGLTTPALPRDKKWHFTPKVKVGDKVVGGDILGVVPETSIIEHRILVPPWVEGEIVEIAEEGDYTVEEVIAKVKKPNGEIEELKMYHRWPVRVKRPYKMKLPPEVPLITGQRTIDTFFSQAKGGTAAIPGPFGSGKTVTQHQLAKWSDAQIVVYIGCGERGNEMTDVLEEFPKLKDPKTGKPLMERTVLIANTSNMPVAAREASIYTGITIAEYFRDMGYDVALMADSTSRWAEALREISGRLEEMPGEEGYPAYLASRIAEFYERAGRVITLGSDERIGSVSVIGAVSPPGGDFSEPVVQNTLRVVKVFWALDADLARRRHFPAINWLRSYSLYIDSIQGWWHENVDPEWRKMRDKAMGLLQKEAELQEIVRIVGPDALPDREKAVLIVTRMLREDYLQQDAFDEVDTYCPPKKQVTMMRVILNFYEKTMEAVDRGVPVDEIAKLPVREKIGRMKFEPEIEKVAALIDETNQQFEELFKKYGA, via the coding sequence ATGGGAAGGATAGTTAGGGTTACCGGTCCACTTGTCGTCGCCGAAGGAATGAAGGGCTCAAAGATGTACGAGGTAGTCAGAGTAGGCGAAATGGGACTCATTGGAGAAATCATTCGCCTCGAGGGCGACAAGGCCGTCATACAGGTCTACGAGGAAACGGCCGGTGTAAGGCCAAGTGAGCCGGTCACGGGAACCGGTGCATCGCTCAGCGTCGAGCTTGGTCCGGGTCTACTCACTGCGATGTACGACGGTATTCAGAGGCCGCTTGAGGTTCTCAGGGAGCTCAGCGGCGACTTCATAGCGAGAGGTCTCACCACTCCTGCATTGCCGAGGGACAAGAAGTGGCACTTCACTCCGAAGGTCAAGGTTGGCGACAAGGTCGTCGGTGGCGACATCCTCGGTGTTGTTCCAGAGACTAGCATCATCGAGCACAGGATTCTCGTTCCTCCATGGGTCGAGGGCGAGATAGTGGAGATTGCAGAGGAGGGCGACTACACGGTTGAAGAGGTCATAGCCAAGGTCAAGAAACCCAACGGTGAGATAGAGGAGCTCAAGATGTACCACCGCTGGCCAGTTCGTGTCAAGAGGCCCTACAAGATGAAGCTCCCGCCCGAGGTTCCGCTCATCACCGGACAGAGGACGATAGATACCTTCTTCTCCCAGGCCAAGGGTGGAACTGCAGCCATCCCTGGACCGTTCGGTTCAGGAAAGACCGTTACCCAGCACCAGCTCGCCAAGTGGAGTGACGCCCAGATTGTCGTTTACATAGGCTGCGGTGAGCGCGGAAACGAGATGACTGATGTTCTCGAGGAGTTCCCCAAGCTCAAAGACCCGAAGACCGGAAAGCCACTCATGGAGAGAACTGTCCTCATAGCCAACACTTCGAACATGCCCGTCGCTGCGCGTGAGGCCTCCATCTACACCGGAATCACCATAGCCGAGTACTTCAGAGACATGGGCTACGACGTCGCTCTGATGGCCGACTCGACGAGCAGGTGGGCTGAGGCGCTCCGTGAGATTTCTGGAAGGCTTGAGGAGATGCCCGGTGAGGAAGGCTACCCTGCCTACCTCGCGAGCAGGATAGCTGAATTCTACGAGCGTGCCGGTCGTGTGATTACCCTTGGAAGCGACGAGAGGATTGGAAGCGTTTCCGTCATCGGTGCAGTCTCACCCCCGGGTGGAGACTTCAGCGAGCCCGTCGTTCAGAACACCCTTCGTGTCGTCAAGGTCTTCTGGGCCCTCGATGCTGACCTGGCCAGGAGGAGGCACTTCCCGGCTATAAACTGGCTCAGGAGCTACTCCCTTTACATAGACTCCATCCAGGGCTGGTGGCACGAGAACGTTGACCCAGAGTGGAGGAAGATGCGTGATAAGGCCATGGGGCTCCTCCAGAAGGAGGCCGAGCTCCAGGAGATAGTTAGAATCGTCGGTCCAGACGCTTTGCCCGACAGGGAGAAGGCCGTCCTCATAGTCACCAGGATGCTCCGTGAGGACTACCTCCAGCAGGATGCCTTCGATGAGGTCGACACATACTGCCCGCCCAAGAAGCAGGTCACTATGATGAGGGTTATCCTCAACTTCTACGAGAAGACTATGGAGGCCGTTGACAGGGGCGTTCCAGTTGACGAGATAGCCAAGCTCCCCGTCAGGGAGAAGATCGGTCGTATGAAGTTCGAGCCTGAGATAGAGAAGGTCGCTGCGCTCATAGATGAAACCAACCAGCAGTTTGAGGAGCTCTTTAAGAAGTACGGAGCGTGA
- a CDS encoding radical SAM protein: protein MGVEPQILENEEARLLKKFVDDLAYPSHCRFCQGLDLSNPNPIHHPSYELTPACNHDCIFCYSNVAVKLGKAPKPGYYGWDNPNAITVSQYGEPLISPRIIEVNRILRKRFPEARLDLQTNGSLLTEELWEKLDFDLVMISLDAASREKHLEITNADTFDNVVNALRIVGRDKSVRSIVRTIFMPGINDEDIPKIAELAASLGVDEMMLQPLTIHKLNGERLREAGLDFERAESVRELLKVAMEAKKYIDVRISGCLLVQLKRMDALTLYNVYKVSREVSPLVKRKKLDEIEKSNT, encoded by the coding sequence ATGGGCGTTGAGCCTCAGATTCTGGAGAACGAAGAGGCTAGGCTTTTAAAGAAGTTTGTGGACGATTTGGCTTATCCCTCTCACTGTCGGTTCTGTCAGGGACTAGATTTGAGCAATCCAAACCCTATCCACCATCCAAGTTACGAATTAACTCCAGCGTGCAACCACGACTGCATCTTCTGTTATTCAAATGTAGCCGTAAAACTCGGGAAAGCTCCTAAACCAGGCTATTACGGCTGGGATAACCCCAATGCAATAACGGTTTCGCAGTACGGTGAGCCTCTGATATCACCAAGGATCATAGAAGTCAATAGAATTCTCCGCAAGAGGTTTCCAGAGGCAAGGCTCGACCTCCAGACTAATGGCTCGCTTCTGACCGAAGAGCTCTGGGAAAAGCTGGACTTTGACCTGGTGATGATAAGCCTAGATGCGGCGAGCAGAGAGAAGCACCTCGAGATAACCAACGCTGATACTTTCGATAACGTCGTCAACGCGCTCAGAATAGTTGGGAGAGATAAATCCGTCCGCTCCATCGTTAGGACGATATTCATGCCAGGAATAAACGACGAGGACATACCAAAGATAGCCGAATTAGCAGCTTCACTTGGCGTGGACGAGATGATGCTCCAGCCTTTAACAATTCATAAACTCAATGGAGAGCGGCTTAGAGAAGCAGGCCTGGATTTTGAGAGAGCTGAAAGTGTTAGAGAGTTACTCAAGGTAGCAATGGAAGCTAAAAAATACATAGATGTGAGAATAAGCGGCTGTTTGCTAGTTCAGCTCAAGAGAATGGATGCCCTAACGCTGTATAATGTGTATAAAGTTTCAAGAGAAGTCTCACCTTTGGTTAAAAGAAAGAAGCTTGATGAAATTGAAAAGAGTAATACATAA
- a CDS encoding 7-cyano-7-deazaguanine synthase — protein sequence MLTCSLCINNEKTSKIEIVDRKPICKECVVYLKHKPDRGKIRAELDELMKSVDKAVVAFSGGKDSTVALYLAKEYYKVPELEAIMIDHGFMAKEAIENAKRIAEYLDAPFTILRYDYSDIFREALLKAQSPCRRCSKRTMEKLRKHALSKGIKYIITGHELPFGHHPYRLMSGGIIQIRLLSLMSEKERFEILKKLPFEFPKLAGYTTNCLILGPALERYYEKHGLSFEHRRIAALVRYGLLDKEKALEKVKKPEIPEEIKRDVYERLNLNLKEML from the coding sequence ATGCTTACATGCTCACTCTGCATAAACAACGAAAAAACCTCAAAAATTGAAATTGTTGACAGAAAGCCCATCTGCAAAGAATGCGTAGTTTACCTCAAGCACAAGCCGGATAGAGGTAAAATTAGGGCCGAGCTAGATGAGCTTATGAAAAGTGTTGATAAAGCTGTTGTAGCATTTTCAGGCGGTAAAGACAGCACAGTTGCACTGTATTTGGCCAAGGAATACTATAAAGTGCCAGAGCTTGAGGCCATTATGATTGATCACGGATTTATGGCAAAGGAAGCAATTGAAAATGCCAAAAGAATAGCAGAATATTTGGATGCCCCTTTCACAATTCTGCGTTACGATTATTCCGATATATTCCGTGAAGCTCTCTTAAAGGCCCAATCTCCATGCAGGAGATGTTCAAAGAGAACCATGGAAAAACTTAGGAAGCACGCTTTGAGTAAGGGAATTAAATACATAATCACGGGTCATGAGTTACCCTTTGGCCATCATCCCTACCGTCTGATGTCCGGTGGAATAATCCAAATCAGGCTTTTAAGCTTGATGAGTGAAAAAGAGCGCTTTGAAATTCTGAAAAAGCTACCTTTTGAGTTTCCCAAGCTAGCGGGATATACAACGAACTGCCTCATCTTAGGTCCAGCCTTGGAGAGGTACTATGAAAAACACGGACTCAGCTTTGAGCATAGGAGAATAGCAGCTTTGGTTAGGTATGGACTCTTAGACAAGGAAAAAGCTTTGGAAAAAGTGAAAAAGCCGGAGATTCCAGAGGAGATAAAGAGAGATGTTTATGAGCGTTTAAACTTAAACTTAAAGGAAATGCTTTAA
- a CDS encoding methyl-accepting chemotaxis protein, giving the protein MNIRNIEKASSALAQSVRIKTSSRESSKIISELADQISGQFLENNMMIIENIEKLSQVMKELKRFQMEFLPFFQRFEVFAKEFNTLVENLEYISRISDSIASVAKQTNLVALNASIEAARAGEAGRGFAVVADEIRKMAVQTMDLAKEIKDFNTRVMGQLDTLRDALSVMDRIKEGTEILGRDIETIVEISSVLDEISREQEEIVNDIKRLNGIALALKKFADMQDRYNKELASLIRMLVSEYAKEQMELSNKV; this is encoded by the coding sequence ATGAACATTAGGAACATCGAGAAGGCATCAAGTGCACTGGCTCAATCGGTTAGGATAAAAACCTCCAGCAGAGAATCCAGCAAGATTATCAGCGAGCTTGCGGATCAGATTAGTGGACAGTTTCTTGAGAACAACATGATGATTATCGAGAATATAGAAAAACTCTCTCAGGTTATGAAAGAGCTTAAACGCTTTCAAATGGAGTTTTTACCATTCTTCCAGCGCTTTGAGGTGTTTGCTAAGGAATTTAATACCCTTGTTGAGAATCTTGAATATATTTCTCGTATAAGTGATTCGATAGCAAGCGTTGCAAAGCAGACCAATTTGGTGGCCCTGAATGCTTCGATTGAAGCCGCGAGGGCAGGAGAAGCTGGTAGGGGCTTTGCAGTGGTTGCTGATGAGATAAGAAAGATGGCTGTTCAGACCATGGATCTCGCTAAGGAAATAAAGGATTTCAATACTCGTGTCATGGGTCAGCTTGACACGCTTCGCGATGCACTCTCCGTGATGGACCGGATCAAGGAGGGCACCGAGATACTCGGCAGGGATATTGAAACCATAGTGGAGATAAGCTCCGTCCTTGATGAGATTTCCCGCGAGCAGGAGGAGATTGTAAACGACATCAAACGCCTCAATGGCATCGCTCTTGCGCTGAAGAAATTCGCGGACATGCAAGATAGATACAATAAAGAACTCGCTTCCCTGATCAGAATGCTGGTCAGCGAGTATGCAAAGGAACAGATGGAGCTCTCCAATAAAGTTTGA